Proteins from one Elgaria multicarinata webbii isolate HBS135686 ecotype San Diego chromosome 3, rElgMul1.1.pri, whole genome shotgun sequence genomic window:
- the LOC134395917 gene encoding E3 ubiquitin-protein ligase TRIM41-like isoform X1 encodes MAAAAEPAGSSYRAPPNPMATLHEEAVCAICLDYFIDPVSIGCGHNFCRVCITKLWGSGEGQSEEEGDDVGASGSDGGYGPGSEGAVDDGGIDDLGPEENGDDDEDGDLEDEAYLYDGDMGEEDEDVSREEYDDDDPELWDEGDWDEDPGSDDMWDDAMGSDLFFDNYNDVEDIMNEGEEPEEEEEYTVPATPPTPPQRQAFTCPQCRKTFPHRNFRPNLQLANMVQIIRQLHPQPFKPVMAAIEAVELAAAGDSSGAPSAIAADQTPSMESTLCEKHQEPLKLFCETDEEPICVVCRESRTHKHHSVMPLEEVVQEYKCLSNLSGNRTLTELKHKSMPYIRKKKTPGKAAWQRAHPSNHNLARLEKVPVEKDLQSSGSDSASGSDESVKMAERFGTAPTSSVTMDELKKLILETKAALSKQIADNEKKAEARMGALADRLAQNERELKEVGVEVKALANKQEVFEKTSEVKSKDQDLQLIRLQDELRRCNVRIKQFVEEPGEDLRKIVLKWFNDMMPGLDLNDSDLERIHRVGGAKYKGSSRNLLVKFGSYYKKELVMKKLRAMAVIKYKGKAVQVFNDLCQQTLQWRRSVKQITETLTKNAVRYGWGYPVFLKFSYAGSDYRVTSLEQGRELLKRLGLMKNGSVGAGEENGAVAGASGMG; translated from the exons atggcagcagcagctgagccTGCAGGCAGTAGCTATAGGGCCCCCCCGAACCCTATGGCAACTCTGCATGAGGAGGCAGTCTGTGCCATCTGCCTAGACTATTTCATAGACCCGGTGTCCATCGGATGTGGCCACAATTTCTGCCGCGTCTGCATCACCAAGCTGTGGGGCTCGGGTGAAGGTCAGAGTGAGGAGGAAGGAGATGATGTGGGAGCATCTGGCTCAGATGGCGGGTATGGGCCTGGTTCTGAGGGCGCTGTGGACGATGGAGGAATAGATGACCTGGGACCTGAGGAAAATGGGGACGATGAtgaagatggtgatctggaagatGAGGCATACTTGTATGATGGAGACATGGGAGAAGAGGATGAGGATGTGTCCAGGGAGGAGTACGATGATGATGATCCTGAGCTGTGGGACGAAGGAGACTGGGACGAAGAccctggttcagacgacatgtgGGATGATGCCATGGGGAGTGATTTATTCTTTGATAATTATAATGATGTTGAGGATATCATGAATGAAGGAGAAGaaccagaggaagaggaagagtatACTGTGCCGGCAACTCCACCCACTCCCCCGCAACGCCAGGCTTTTACTTGCCCCCAGTGCCGCAAAACTTTCCCCCATCGCAACTTCCGCCCCAACCTTCAGCTGGCCAATATGGTGCAGATCATCCGACAGTTGCATCCGCAGCCCTTCAAGCCCGTGATGGCAGCAATTGAGGCAGTGGAGTTGGCAGCAGCAGGGGATTCATCTGGAGCACCATCTGCTATAGCAGCAGATCAAACTCCAAGTATGGAGAGCACCCTGTGTGAGAAACACCAGGAGCCCCTCAAACTTTTCTGTGAGACAGATGAGGAGCCCATCTGTGTGGTGTGCAGGGAGTCCCGAACCCATAAACATCATAGCGTCATGCCACTGGAAGAAGTTGTGCAAGAATACAAG TGTCTATCTAATTTAAGTGGAAACCGGACATTGACGGAACTTAAACATAAatccatgccgtatattagaaagaaaaaaaccccggggaaggcagcttggcaaagagcacacccttctaatcataatttggcccgtcttgagaaagtgcctGTCGAAAAAGATTTACAGTCCTCGGGAAGTGATTCAGCTTCAGGCTCAGACGAGTCTGTGAAAATGGCGGAACGTTTTGGCACGGCGCCAACTTCTTCTGTTACAATGGATGAACTTAAAAAGctgattttggaaaccaaagccgCTCTGAGCAAGCAAATTGCTGATAATGAAAaaaaggcagaggcacggatgggggCGCTAGCTGATAGGCTGGCTCAGAATGAGAGAGAGTTAAAGGAAGTAGGGGTTGAAGTTAAAGCTCTTGCAAACAAACAGGAAGTATTTGAAAAAACTTCTGAAGTAAAATCAAAAGATCAAGATTTACAGCTGATCCGGCTTCAGGACGAGCTTCGGCGTTGTAACGTACGCATCAAgcaatttgttgaagaaccaggagaagatctgaggaaaatagttttgaagtggttcaacgacatGATGCCAGGCTTGGATTTAAATGACAGCGATTTGGAGAGAATTCaccgagtgggaggagcaaagtacaAGGGATCATCCAGAAATTtgctggtgaaatttggcagttattataagaaggagttaGTAATGAAGAAGTTGAGGGCCATGGCCGTGatcaaatataaaggcaaagcagtgcaagtattcaacgatctttgtcagcaaacactccaatggagacgcagcgttaagcaaataactgaaacattaacaaaaaatgcaGTGAGATATGGTTGGGGTTACCCGGTCTTCTTAAAGTTTTCTTACGCTGGGAGTGATtatagagtaacctctttggagcaaggaagggagttgctgaagagattggggttaatgaagaatggaagtgttgGAGCTGGAGAAGAGAATGGAGCTGTAGCTGGagcatctgggatggggtaa